GTAATCGACGGCTTCACTTCACCCCCCAATGCATCAGCGGATTCTCGTGGTGCAGGGGTAGAGGGAGTGGTTCCGGCCCAGGCAGGACTGGTGAAGGTTGTCAGCAGACTGGCAACCAGGATGAATTTGAGAGAAGTCATGGTAGGTGTGAGGGTTTCAGATACTGGCAGTCTAGAAACTCGCGAGAAAAGTTGGGGTGTCTCAGCCCAGCCTGTAATGGCGATCTAGATCATTGCTAGGATGCCCACTCTCTCGTGAGAGAGATCTGGAAGGATGGGCGTGCGATCGCACCCTCTGTATCACAAGAACCGCAGCTAGACCTTTTAACCCCGGCGACCGCTGACATAGGCTGCCGTCAGGGGATCTTGGGGACGGGTGAAAATCTCTTGAGCGGAGCCAAATTCAATCAATTGGCCCACATCATGCTGCACCCAGAAAAAAGCCACATCATCGGCAATACGGGAGGCTTGGCCGAGGTTGTGAGTGACAACCAGAATCGTATAGGTGCCTTTTAACCGCAGAATTAAATCTTCGATCACTTCGCTGGAGAGGGGATCCAGGGCGCTACAGGGCTCGTCCATGAGTAAGACTTGAGGTTTTAAGGCCAGTGCCCTCGCGAGACAGAGGCGCTGCTGTTGCCCTCCAGACAGGGAGAGGGCAGGGGCTTTGAGGCGATCTTTGACTTCTGCCCACAGACCCACATCGGTGAGAGTGGTTTCGATGATGTGGTGGATATGGGTGCGATCGCAAATCCCATGCTCTTTTAAGGGAAATGCCAAATTGCGGTAAATAGAGAGGGGAAAGGGATTTGGCTTTTGGAACAGCATGCCCACTTGGCGGCGCAGGGGTGTTAGGGGCATCGTCGCCGTATCGCAATCATTTAAATAGACCTGGCCGGAAAGTTGGGCTTTCGGCGTGAGTTCATGGAGGCGATTTAAACAGCTTAAAAAGCTGGTTTTGCCACAGCCCGATGGACCGATTAAAGCCGTAATTTGTCCGGCTCGGAACTGAGCATCCACATTGGCGAAGGCCACCTTGCGACCATACCGTAAACTCAGGTTCTCCACCCGGACGCTAGGCGGCTGGTGATGATCGGCGGTGAAGGATGGCGGGCTTAAGGTGGGAGAGGTCATAGAATTTGCAATTTGGATTGGCGAAAGCGTTCGGCGAACCAGGAAACAAGAGTATTAATCACAATGAGCAGAATCACGAGGACTAAGGCCGTCCCATAAGCATTCTGTTCACCCCCCGGAATATTCATCACCAGGTCGAAAATATGAATCGATAGTACCCGGCCAGAGTCGAGTAGTGATGTCGGCATCCGATCGACATAACCACTAGTGAAAATTAAGGCAGCGGTTTCTGCAATGGCCCGTCCAATTCCCAGCAAAATCCCCACGGCAATCCCCGGTAGCGCTGCGGGTAAAATCAGGGTTGTCAGGGTGCCTAAACGAGATAATCCTAATGCTGCCGCTGCTTGACGATACTCGCGAGGGACATTAACCAGGCCCACCTGAATGGAACGAATAAGGATGGGCAATACCATACAGGCTAAGGTCAAGCCCCCAGACAGAATAGAGAATCCCAAGCCTAAAACCTTTGAGAAAAAGGCATTGCCAAACAGACCAAACACAATGGATGGCACCCCCGCCAAAATATCTAAGCTGAGACGAATGGCCTGATGGGAGCGCTGTGGACTGAATTCCGTTAAAAATAGAGCCGTGCCTAATCCTAGGGGGAGGGATACGCCCATACAAACCCCTAACACTAACCCCGTGGAGACCAGAATGGGAGCAATACCGCCTTCTAGCCCAGCTTTATTGGGGGCTTGAGTTATAAAAGCGCCATTGATGGCTTGCCCTCCTTGCCAAACCACATCGCTGAGTAGCCAGAGGAATAAAGCGGTAATCCCCAAGGCCACCAACCAAACCATCAGGGTTGCCCCTTGCTCCTTGCCAACAGGGATAGCCAGACGACGGACCATCTTAATCCTCCGGTGCATCCGTCCAGGGATCGGTGACGAGGACCAACCCAGTCACCACCAGCATCAGAACAAGTCCGCTGGCAAACAAAGCTGAGCGGTGAAGATCGAGGGCATAGGCCATTTCTAGGGCTATATTGGCGGTCAATGTCCTCACGGGGGCAAAGATCGAATCGGGGAACTGGACAACATTCCCGCAGACCATGAGGACCGCCATGGTTTCACCGAGGGCGCGGGCAGTGGCGAGCATGACAGCCGTTAAGAGACCCGAACGAATAGCAGGTAAACAGACGCCCTGGATGGTGGCCCAGGTTCCTAGGCCCAGGGCAGCTGACCCGCGCCAGTAAGTAGGCGGTAAGCTGGCTAGACTGGCATCAGTCACCAGGGCAATGGTGGGCAAAATCATCAGAGCCAAAATCAGAATGCCCGCCAGGAGGCTAGAGCCAGGCGGCTGAACTTTGGCAATTAAGGGTACGAGAACCACCAGTCCCCATAAGCCATAGACCACAGAGGGAATGCCAGCTAGTAACTCGATTAGGCGTCGATAGAGTTGGGCCACGCCTGCCGGGGCATAGTACTGACAAAATACCGCTGATAAAAGACCTAGAGGGGTTGCCACCAATACCGCGCCAACGGTGACTCCCAATGTTCCCATCACCATCGGGGTGAGATTGTAGGCCTGTTCGCTAGGGTGCCAACCTGGATCTCGCCAAAACTGATCGAGAGAAATAGAGCGCAGAATCGGTAGCGTTTCCCAGATAAGAAAGCCCAGAATCAATAGCAAAATTGCCCCGGAACACAGCGCCAGGATTTGCAAGAGAACCCTCCAGCTTGCTTCACTCTTGAACTGGAACAAGGGACTGCTCCTGAACAATATCCTTGACCTGGGAGGATTGAGCAAAATCAATAAATTTTTGCTGTTGAGGATTAAGAGGTCCTTGAGTCACCAAGTTAAGGGGACGTGATAGAGGGAACGAACCATCCCGCACGGTTTGAGCAGTAGCTTTCACACCTTCTAGGGGCAAAACTTTAATGGGCGTGCCCTGCTCGACATTCACCTTCGCTGCACCGACAGAAACATAGCCAATGGCCAGCGGGTTACCTGCCACGGTTTTGATGCCTTGCTCGTTATCGCCAATGACTACATCCGCTTTAATCTGCGAGGACTTGAGCTGGAAGTGCTGGGTAAATACTTCTAATGTGGAGCGACCTTCAGCTTTATTGACGACGGTAATGGCTTGGGATTTACCGCCAGCGTCCTGCCAATTGTTGAGCTTGTCCGTGTAGATGTCGGTAATTTGCTGGCGGGTCAGGCTTTGAATGGGGTTATCCCGATGGACAATCACGACGACGCCATCTTTGGCGATGGTATGGAAGTTGAGGCCCTGGTCTGCTGGCTTAGCGGCTCGGGACACCATGCCAATATCGGCGACCTGTTGGCGCACATCGGCAATGCCGCGAGAAGACCCACCCGTTTGCACGTCAATCCGCACCTGGGGGTTTTGGGCTTCATAACGTTTGGCGATTTCGGAGGCGACGGGGGCAACGGTACTGGACCCAGTAATCACCAGTTTTTGAGGGGCGCTACCGGAGCTAGACGCTTGTAAACTGCTGCAGGCTTGCAACCCTAGGCATAAGCCCAAAAACGCACCTGCGATGGCTCGACCAGACATAACGGTTCCTGCTAATGACTCCATAAAAATTCGGTGACCCCTGGGTGTAAGGGCCGCATAAAAGTTTGAATAGGTCGTAGAGGAACGACCTAGGATAACGAACTTAATAACACCGGAAAATATAGTTGAACATGGCTCTAGCTCCTAACTTCCACAGCCTAAACACCACTGATAGCCCCCTAAATCCCTCACTGGTGAAGGACTTGTCTGCTCGACCCACACAGGATCTGTGACAAAGTTGAACCTCAGCAGATCTAGAGGTCTCACGATCTAGATTCATTAGCCTAGACATAGGCTCAAAGTCCTCCAGAATGGGGGATTTAGGAGGCGAGTGCAAAAGCCGATGTTGCCAAAAGAGATGGCAGAAATCTCGGTATCAATCACTTTTCATTCCCTAAATAGAAAAGGAGGTAAATGAGAATTCGCAACAGCCCAAATTCAATCCTTCTTGGGACACCTGACTTTGGACATCCGGTACCAAGGCATAAAGGACGGCTTTGCCATCGCGAGTGGCTTGCACAAATCCAGCCTGCCGCAGCACTTTTAAATGGTGGGACAGGAGACTTTGCTCGACGTTCAACACGGCATTGATTTCATTGACGTGTTGAGGGCCATTCATCAATAGCTTCAGAATTGAGAGCCGAGTGGCGTCTGCTAAGGTTTTGAGCTTGTTGGCACAAGATTGAGATGTTTTCATGCTCACCTTGCTTCTGGTCAACCTAGGGTGTAGGTATTTATAGTAATTTTTATCTGTGTTGAATATATCTTGATATCAATTTTGATTCATTAATCATAGATTAAAGTTTCCTGAATCTTGCTGATCCTGGAAAAGCTGCGGGTAGAACTTGGATAGGCTATCTTGGACAGGTTTATGGTGAACTGGAACGGTTATGAGTTTTGTGGTGGTCGACGTGGAGTCGGATGGTCCTATCCCCGGCGACTATTCGATGGTTTGTTTTGGGGCTGTGATTGTAGAGCCAACGTTGTCCAAAACGTTTTATGGCCAGTTAAAGCCAAGTTCTGAACAGTGGGTTCCAGAAGCGTTAGCGGTCAGTGGCTTCAGCCGAGAAGATGTCCTTGGCTTTGAGGAACCAGCCATAGTGATGCAGGCGTTTGCGGATTGGATTGCCGAGAATAGTAAGGGGCGTCCGTTTTTTATTTCGGACAATAACGGCTTTGACTGGCAGTTTATCAATTGGTATTTTCACCATTTCCTGGGCAATAATCCCTTTGGCCATACATCTTCCAATCTTGGCTCTCTGTACAAAGGGCTGGTCAAGGACACCTTCACGAATTTCAAGCACTTACGGAAAACGGCGCATACTCACCATCCGGTGGATGACGCTCGGGGTAATGCAGAGGCGCTATTGCTGATGAAGGAACAGGGCTTAAAAATTAGTCTGAGATAAAAAGGTCTTATAGGAATCTAATATCATTTATAAGATTTCGTGAGACTGCAATTCTTGCCAGTTCTAATTCAGCTTAAAGGTGATTCTCATTACTCACTTCAGATTAATGTATATGATTTTTTTAGAGAAAAATTTTTAATTTAGATCGAATGATTGTATGGGGTATCTTGAAGAAGAGCAATAAAAAATTGGGATAGTCGTTACGCAAGTGAACACAGAGCATAATCAAAAGACTCAGGAATTTCGATCTGCTACTGAATTTCCAACATCTATTCAAGAGCTTGATATTAAAGAGGCTGATCGAGTTTATTGCGAAATAAGGCAATATCTTGTCAGCACTAATCGTAGTCAAGGACAACTACGACGTTACAACGAAAGCTACAGACAGGACATAAGTAAATATCGAGATAACATATCTGATCTTCAGAAAACTCGCGATAATCTCCAACTTGCAATTAATCAGCTCACTGCCGAAAAGAAAGAATTACTAAATGACAAATCTGAAGCTATTGAGTTGCTAGAGCAAGAAGTAACAAATTTATCTGGTAATCTTGATACATTATCTGAAGCTTTTGAAGGAATTATCGATTTCGATGATCCGAATGTCCAATGGGCCTCAACAAGCTTTATGACAAGGGTATGGAATTTTCTAAAGTCTGTTCGCCTAATTGTTCGAGGGTGGAATATAGAAGATCAACTTCCCTCTACTGCAGACCATGAGAGTTTACCCCCTAGTCGAGAAAATATTGCTATGGAGGAAAGAGAGAACCCAAGAATGTATACTGACCCTGCTTCTATAAATAGAGCACTGAGAGATGATACAGGCTGATAGTTATGGGTAAAAAGAAAATCAATTCTCTTTTAAAGCGTCTAAAAGAGAATCATCAGAAAGA
The genomic region above belongs to Acaryochloris sp. CCMEE 5410 and contains:
- the pstC gene encoding phosphate ABC transporter permease subunit PstC, encoding MFQFKSEASWRVLLQILALCSGAILLLILGFLIWETLPILRSISLDQFWRDPGWHPSEQAYNLTPMVMGTLGVTVGAVLVATPLGLLSAVFCQYYAPAGVAQLYRRLIELLAGIPSVVYGLWGLVVLVPLIAKVQPPGSSLLAGILILALMILPTIALVTDASLASLPPTYWRGSAALGLGTWATIQGVCLPAIRSGLLTAVMLATARALGETMAVLMVCGNVVQFPDSIFAPVRTLTANIALEMAYALDLHRSALFASGLVLMLVVTGLVLVTDPWTDAPED
- a CDS encoding phosphate ABC transporter substrate-binding protein; this encodes MESLAGTVMSGRAIAGAFLGLCLGLQACSSLQASSSGSAPQKLVITGSSTVAPVASEIAKRYEAQNPQVRIDVQTGGSSRGIADVRQQVADIGMVSRAAKPADQGLNFHTIAKDGVVVIVHRDNPIQSLTRQQITDIYTDKLNNWQDAGGKSQAITVVNKAEGRSTLEVFTQHFQLKSSQIKADVVIGDNEQGIKTVAGNPLAIGYVSVGAAKVNVEQGTPIKVLPLEGVKATAQTVRDGSFPLSRPLNLVTQGPLNPQQQKFIDFAQSSQVKDIVQEQSLVPVQE
- the pstA gene encoding phosphate ABC transporter permease PstA — encoded protein: MVRRLAIPVGKEQGATLMVWLVALGITALFLWLLSDVVWQGGQAINGAFITQAPNKAGLEGGIAPILVSTGLVLGVCMGVSLPLGLGTALFLTEFSPQRSHQAIRLSLDILAGVPSIVFGLFGNAFFSKVLGLGFSILSGGLTLACMVLPILIRSIQVGLVNVPREYRQAAAALGLSRLGTLTTLILPAALPGIAVGILLGIGRAIAETAALIFTSGYVDRMPTSLLDSGRVLSIHIFDLVMNIPGGEQNAYGTALVLVILLIVINTLVSWFAERFRQSKLQIL
- a CDS encoding helix-turn-helix transcriptional regulator, with protein sequence MKTSQSCANKLKTLADATRLSILKLLMNGPQHVNEINAVLNVEQSLLSHHLKVLRQAGFVQATRDGKAVLYALVPDVQSQVSQEGLNLGCCEFSFTSFSI
- a CDS encoding phosphate ABC transporter ATP-binding protein — encoded protein: MTSPTLSPPSFTADHHQPPSVRVENLSLRYGRKVAFANVDAQFRAGQITALIGPSGCGKTSFLSCLNRLHELTPKAQLSGQVYLNDCDTATMPLTPLRRQVGMLFQKPNPFPLSIYRNLAFPLKEHGICDRTHIHHIIETTLTDVGLWAEVKDRLKAPALSLSGGQQQRLCLARALALKPQVLLMDEPCSALDPLSSEVIEDLILRLKGTYTILVVTHNLGQASRIADDVAFFWVQHDVGQLIEFGSAQEIFTRPQDPLTAAYVSGRRG
- a CDS encoding exonuclease domain-containing protein; amino-acid sequence: MSFVVVDVESDGPIPGDYSMVCFGAVIVEPTLSKTFYGQLKPSSEQWVPEALAVSGFSREDVLGFEEPAIVMQAFADWIAENSKGRPFFISDNNGFDWQFINWYFHHFLGNNPFGHTSSNLGSLYKGLVKDTFTNFKHLRKTAHTHHPVDDARGNAEALLLMKEQGLKISLR